In Gossypium hirsutum isolate 1008001.06 chromosome D01, Gossypium_hirsutum_v2.1, whole genome shotgun sequence, the genomic window tcacctaggataatataaaatgaattagaaggtgaattatatatagaattaaattttatttagtctaCTTTCATTGGAAAATAATGGTGTagcaaaatgaattttatattttaagatatgtgaattttagtgagatagggtcagaactatttttggagtcctctgttctgagtttagaaaatcattaaaaattgtacaaaaatggttatgagttttagtttatttttctagattccttattgagtctatgtTCTGTAGacacaagtgagaacaccatatgaaaatcctacaatgagaaatcttattttagtgacaagaggtcaggatagtcaagtagtgaaacaggggagaatttaactaataaactatactaattgactgaaccaaaaattctaaaaaatttatggtaagaagacacATGAGTttgttttcagggaaaatttacggatttaaatttcaaatttcgtagcttgagttataactaaattagtaacttctgcgcaggtggacagctttgttgggaatagtgaaattattttcaaaagtaaaattttatgccccgaatttataagttaagtaaagtaatgcctcgagctcgactccggcaatggtctcgggtaaggggtgttacacaaaccgTGTACAATTCAAAGATAGGATCACACAGCTGTGTCACTATGCCgtgtaaaatttaaaatagggtcacacgcccaggtcgccaggccgtgtgggaAAAACTGACACCAAAATTAAATAGGCCACATGGCCGTCTAGAGAGACCGTGTGTGGCAGACGGTCGTGTGACATCCCGTTTCCCAGGCCGTGTGCACTTAAAGTGACTTTTAAGGCAACTCACCATTTATTTCTTAGGTACTAAGCCAAAccaatttcaaccaatttcacacCTTCAAAACATATTCAAGCAtgcttaaaacataccaaaatattcaACCtatgtgtctaaccaatatgccctcattggcaccacatttcatacatcaaacTAAATTCACATTCATAGATCACAAGCTCTTACCTTATACACATGccacacatatcaattcatccatttcaTTCACATGCAATTTTACCATATCTCAACCACTTCTAAGAAGCATAAACCAAATAAccaaaagcatatatatatatgaacatatacatgccaaaaataaaaagatatacaCATCCACAAGTTTGCTTTAACCAAAGTTCAAACAACATtatcataacaaaaaaaaaaaaacttaaaagctcctagtacatgccatttataacccaACATCAAAATGACGAAAACTTTTACTGAGTTGAAGAACGAATATTTTGTGTGCTCCGAATTGAACTTTCATCCAATCGAAATTTTTGATGATCTACAAGTAAAGAAAATAACTAACCTAATCAACTagtacttagtaagctcgtataacatAAAATTAAACTTGCCAAGAATAATGCTTGCAATTAACTATTCGAGAATAACTGTTGAAAGCTATTTGAATGGAACATAAAGGTGTGGTGTTCGAATGTCGAGACCTAGAGCCAGCCAAATAGTTGAATGAATGATGAAGGGCatataagtatgaaattatacaattaaaaatGGAAAGGTGTTCGCTAAAGATAGGTACAAGAAAGTCAAATTATTCAAGATGAAGAACTTCATGAAATGTTAAAAAGGTAAGTTGTGTTCATAACTCACTAAGTTCCTTTAAACTTACTAGTGTTATGTTCATGTTTCAGGTATTATTGTGTCAGAATAAGTACTTGAGGAGACGATGTCAAGAATGTGTTAGATAAGCAACATAATAGGAATACTATGCATACAGTGGGCGTGTATAATGAGTTGATGTTTAAAAAGAATACGCCTTAGAGTCCGTCTTTTGTAACTTAtaagttgtattaaaattttgcaaGATTGATACGCTATGTTATGTGCAAATACCTTCCTTTGTTATTTAAATATGGAGTTATAATCAATTTAATGAGAAATGTCTCCAGTAAAGAATTTTTGTCAATGGTTTTGTGAATTTTGTTAAGTTTCTGTGAAGTAATACTCGAAGCCTAGATTGGAAGAATCGGGTCGGGTGGAGGGTGTTAACTTCCACTATAACAGTAAATTGTTTTCATAACCGGATTTTGCCAACAATCACCTCCTTACAAAAGTCCTCCTCTCAAGAAGATTTTCTTCAAATGATAACTTGTGCCCTTTTTGTACCACCAACAAGGGAACTATTAAACATCTCTCCCATGAATCTAAATTTGCTAAGGCCATTTGGTTTGGTTTCCCTCTTTTTCTTTGCCCTAATTCTCTTAATGTTTCTTCCATCTCCAATTAGATTCTCCAATTGATTCAATCTAATGACATCAATTCCCTTGATTCAATTAGATTTTACTTTCTTTTGGCATGTACTCTCTAGACCATTTGGAAAGCAAGCTATGAGCTCATATTTCGGGAAACTAATCCCAACCCTATTGTTGCCCTCAAAAGGATCAATGATCTTTATCTATCTATACTCAACACTTACACCTTCGACACTCCCTTGGCCATTCGACCAAAGGCCCAAAGATCTCTTGACATCGGAGAATCAACTCCTTATTGAACTCTTTGCTTATGCATAGTATAAGACAACCAAAATGTCATGACTGACGGAGTAACAATTGTTCAAGATCCCAGAGGCTTTCGTTTGATGTTTATCGAAAGTCACAAATTTGCAAGCAAGCTCCATCCTAGGATCCTTATTCTATGTCCTATTCTTTTTCCTCTCAAAGCTCATAATATCACTTATTGTAGGCTTCTCAACAAGGATGAAAAATGAGTCAACATTATACTTGGGTGCATGAATATAGGATGGAAGCTTTAACCAACACTTGAAGATATCCGACAACTCCTCCATTTCGTCATTATCCAACAACAGACCGCAAATAACTAGCAACtcaaaaaagaagcaaaatctTCATTAATTTCTCCTGGCCATAATTTTACTTCTTGCCTTcgtaaaaaggaagaagaagctaTTTTAGTTAATAActcttaaaaaatattataaaaacaatataacttttaatattttcaatttaaaaaaaaaacctgttATAAGCTCAGtgtattatataaaatatgaTCTATCTAAATATAgcatttaaaaaggaaaaaaaagtaaaattgatTACTAAAAAATAGGAAATTCAAGTATTCAACTGCTCAACAACATGCTTCCAAGTTCCGTTTTCTCCACAAATTGTGTGTAGTAATCACCGCCTAAACTCCCTCTATAACAAACCCAGCCAGTAACACATCCCCATTCCCCTCCTCTATATTTAGCAATGAACAATAATCTGCAAAATCAAAATCCCATTTTTTTCCGTTTCTACTTATAATTCCGTAAAGGATAGAATTTCCCTTTGTTCAGTATATATAATCCACTCACCTCATCTTTTTATCtatttcaaaaccatttttttaatttgttgttgAGTTttttgtaccaaaaaaaaaatcacaatctAATGGGATTTGGGTCGATTTTCAATAGGAAAAAGAAGCTGCGTTCTAGAAATTTAACTGATTCTCCAACTGTCTCTTCAAGTGGATCATTGTTCCTTCAATCTCCTGTGCGAAATTTTACCCAAACCCAACTCCAAGAAATCGAAGAAGTGTTCAAAAAGTTCGATGCGAATGGAGACGGTAAGATCTCAGCCTCTGAACTGGGTTCCATCATGAAATCACTCGGTCAACAACCCTCCGATGAAGAACTCCACAACATGATCAAAGAATTCGACGCCGACGGTGATGGGTTCATAAATTTCAACGAGTTCATCGAGTTGAACACCAAAGGAGTCGACTCGGAAGAGGTTTTGGAGAACTTGAAGGACGCTTTCTCGGTTTATGACATTGACGGGAATGGTTGGATTTCAGCTGAGGAACTCCACGAGGTTCTTAAGAGCCTCGGAGAAGAATGCTCGATCGCAGAGTGTAGGAAGATGATAAGTGGAGTCGACAATGATGGGAATGGGATGATTGATTTCGAAGAGTTTAAGGTTATGATGATGGCTGGAGCCACCTTTGTTTCCATGGATTCTAAGAGAGATGTTGCTCTCTAAATCAACTGATGctctggttttttttttctgggtATCAATCTGCTTAATCCATAGCAGcagcttgtttttatttttattttattttttattttcttatattggTCTTATGAATTTGTGTATATTTTGGATTACTATCAACTTCTCTTTCTATGGAATTTACTGGCTATTTTGGATAAGTCTTGtatgttcaaaaaaaaatacaatcatATCAACACTAacacaaattattaatatatcaatatttatttatatatatgtattgtaaATCGGATTCAACTATGCAGTTAAGTTAGGTATAAGTTCAATGTCGGCAGTCTCATCCAGGGCATTACAGTTGTGTAGGGGGGAAAGTTTCAGATGGAACCCACAGCGATGCTTCCTCTGGTTGATATGTGCAAACCATAGCTCCAATCAAATGGCCGAATTCTGCACCAACAAGATGCTAATTAAGTTCTTGTCAATGAGTGTTTGATCAAATGCCCAAGTGGGCCATAGTTGTTTTCCATaggtttctttttatttcatataagTTCGTAGTAGCATGGGAAATCAATGACTTTTTTGCTGTCAAATCCATATGATTATACTGAGCTCAAATATGATGCAGCTCTTATGGATGCTGCAAGTGCAACAGTCAAATTTTAGTGGCTTTGGTGTTGTCTACTGTTTCCAGGTGCATGGATTGGATGGAGCAGTCCATGCGAATCTTGGACGGAGATGTTTTGACAAGTCTCTTGGTACTCTTATGGTATCTTTGGAACACTGGTAACAATGAGGTGCTCATTGGCAAACAAACCCCACCGCTTGTGGCTCTTGATTATACAGGAGAATTACAAGCAGAGTTCCACATTCATAATTTGACTAAACAGCTAACCTTGTCCCATTGTCGGAGACAGGTTAGATGAAGGCATTGGAGGGACAAACTTTGAAGATCAACGCAGATGCCTCCTTTGTTGCAAGAGACCACGCATCGGGCATAGGCGTCATGGCGGGCTGATCCTAGGCAGGTGCAGAAAGAGAGTAGCTGAGATGATTGACGGTAGCATGGTGGAAATGATGCCATCATTTGTTGGGCTAAAACTTGGTAGAGATCAGGGTTttgataatattataatttagtcTGATGCTTATTATATAATCTCCAACTTACTAGTTTCTGTGAGGAATTGTCTTTATTGGGCCACATTCTTGGTGAAGCCATAGCTTGCTTTCACATTGTCTAtaagcttttaaaacatttgtatTCACAATTTAGAAAATTGATATTTGGTATCATACagtaacatgtttttaaaaactaaagcaaaatattatgtaatattataaatactatttttattatattatttaaatattaaaacagaTATAACCGTATAATAATATTGAACAATTATAGTTGTTTTGtaattttgacttttgatcatgctttaatttttatcttattatatagttatatgatgattttaaaatttaaaacatagttttattatattagttaaaaaatatatgaagacggttatgttatgtttttaaaaattaaagcataatttCAATTGCATTACTTAAAAAAAGTATCTTTTAAAATTCGTTTTTCTTAAGATCAcatattaacttaaataaatgttgcagtagtataaatattttttctaaaaattaatctggttttttaaaatatcatttttttttctaaacaaaTTCATGcttaaaatattgtttaaaatttattatgttttaaaattaaaatacttggaattttaaagtttaatttttatattctaatatttaaaaaattgttgaACTACATACTTGTCAATCTATTCATAATGtttaacttaattcaaaaataataaattaacaaaattattagaaacaacttataacaaaattaatttttaaatattatatttaaatttattttttattttattaatacataCCATTAAGTTGTGAATTGCACGGGTTGACCGCTTAGGTAATAGGGTGATGCATTGTGTTAGTCAGTTGAGGCTTAGTGGCTCACTTGATACTCTTTGGTTGAATTACCCCTTCAAATATCCATGATGTTGTAATGGCCGATACTTATCTTCATTGTACTCAAAACATATTTTGTCATAGAAAAATTGAAAATGCATGTGTTTAGCACATAATCATGTTGGAGACTTGGAGTAACATAGTGTACAAGGATGCTTATAGAGTGTTTTAAGAGTTGAGCTATCTGTAATCGGTGCAGTGAGCTGATTATAGATGTCATGATAGATCCCATAAAGAGGCTGAAGATCCAAGGAGAACCACCACGAATTTCTTATGGTATGGAAACGGTAATTACAGTTTGCTCCTTCTTTGGCACTTGGTTCTGTTTCTTGTTGTTATCACCCCCACACATCAAATCTTTTCCTTTCGGTTTAAGTAATTGACTTGTTTTACCTGGTGGTTAGATTTGGTGCATCCATTGCGGTGTCTGcccaatatattttttttatgtttgactAGGAAAAGAGGAGTGGGTACCAAAAACAGAGAGGTGATTTGCTATAAACCAAACTGTGTTCCAGAAACAGAGGGAGCTTAGCTGGTTTAAACGTTTAATTCAAACAACAAGACCTTTTAAGTTATTAATTAATATAGGGAAGAAACAGAGGAAGTGTTTTCTCCATAAACATATCTACAACAGATAGATCCATAAACAGGGGcgtaattaaaaaagaaaagaaaaatccaaTCTAATCCTAAAAAGCTGTTGGTGGGCATGAAAGTAACTATTTCCTCTTACTTTTGCTTCTACAAGGTGATGGAAGGTTCTAGGAATGGCCAACAGCTATAGGTCTCTCAGCTAATCCGAGAGGGGAACGGGAGCGTTGCCTGGTGATCTCCCGAAGCACTCGTCTCATATCAGCTTGTTGCAATGACGGGTGCTTGATCTTCTCAAACTCTCGCTTTATCTTCATCACTTGGCTATGAATTGGGACGCCTTTATATCCATCTTCATCTCTTATAGCtgctttgttgttgttgttttcatGGTTGATCTTCTTTTGCTCCATATTTGTAAACCTAATTCGCACCCTctcgttttgttttttttttggcagATTTGCAAATTGCAAATGCTGCTGCTTCACGCCCAAGGCCTTGTATACCTGTTTTTTGTTTTGGAGGGCGGAGAGTTTGAAGGGTTTATATAGATATGGTGATAATACTGAAAATGACATGATTTCTTCATGAATAGCGAGGAAAAGGAAGCTGTTTGGCGAAGGGTATGTAATTTTCGAcacttttttgtttttatttaaaatgagtATAGAAGTCTCTTTTCAATACTTAATTTTGTTGGCTTCCCCAAACTACCCCTTTTAGAAGACgtgattgtttttattattattatttgtttcaatgaCTTGCGGGATAAGTAGGATCGTATACGGTAGATTTCGAATTTTGATACGGTAATTGTGAATGATTGTATATAGattgtaaaaattaatttgaatttcgatttgattaaaggtgtaatttagtatataaattataattataaaaataaaattttaattatgattcaattgtataaattaaaaaaaatatttatatttaattttataactagataaatataattatttgtgtctATAGTATCTAAACGTAAAATATTACCATACTAATAATAACAATTTTTAGATTTAATGACAAGAGTACTTGTGTTGTGACATGATGATTTCAATATTCTTACtccaattattaaaaaaatgtaatacTAATGATTTGtgagaattaaataaaataaaaattttatgtatatcaAAATTTATGCAGTCGTGATGGACCATCGTACCATAATTAGGTTAATGGATATAAAGCTTAACGTAACTTGGGTACTTGATGTAACAAAGATTAGGCAAATGGATATTTGGGACGTTAAAGGTAAAGGTAAAGGTAAAAACATGGCATATTACCTACACTCCATCATTGCTTATTCAGTAGCCTTAATTCAGAAAGCTAAATGTAACGTTGATtttcattttctaattaaattaaaggttGTTATAAGATAGGGTCCACCATTCCATCTTAATCTTAAATTAATTGGGACAACACCCAAATTTTCCACATTCAAAGCCACGACAGAGCTGTCCTGTCCAAAGCCAAACGCTCTTCCACGCGGCATCCACTCAATATCTGACGAAAATGACTCCATGAGAGGAAGTTTGGCTTTCATCTTTATCACGTTTGTTTCATTTTACATTAATATTAAGATTGGAGGTTTAGAATTTTGTTGCCATTAATGTGATCAAAACGGGTAAAATCattcaagttaatttttataattaatttataccAACATTAAgttaacatttatttttatttttattttaaatattagagGTAAAGGGAATGAGttgtttattaattattgatACCAATGAGATTTAAATTCGAATTTTAACGCCAGCAGCTACTCGTTGCGTGAAGCATGAGTATGCCAAGTGGCATTTCAGGATTTGCTTCGTC contains:
- the LOC107921182 gene encoding probable calcium-binding protein CML25 — encoded protein: MGFGSIFNRKKKLRSRNLTDSPTVSSSGSLFLQSPVRNFTQTQLQEIEEVFKKFDANGDGKISASELGSIMKSLGQQPSDEELHNMIKEFDADGDGFINFNEFIELNTKGVDSEEVLENLKDAFSVYDIDGNGWISAEELHEVLKSLGEECSIAECRKMISGVDNDGNGMIDFEEFKVMMMAGATFVSMDSKRDVAL
- the LOC107921223 gene encoding uncharacterized protein, with amino-acid sequence MSFSVLSPYLYKPFKLSALQNKKQVYKALGVKQQHLQFANLPKKKQNERVRIRFTNMEQKKINHENNNNKAAIRDEDGYKGVPIHSQVMKIKREFEKIKHPSLQQADMRRVLREITRQRSRSPLGLAERPIAVGHS